In Leptotrichia sp. OH3620_COT-345, the following proteins share a genomic window:
- a CDS encoding ABC transporter ATP-binding protein, with product MLKKLFSYVGEYKKASILSPLFISVEVMLEILIPFLMSSIIDDGLSKGNMKHIYFIGFITFIVAIISLFAGFVAGRYAAKASAGFAKNIRQAVFYKIQEFSFGNIDKFSTAGLITRFTTDIANLQISYQMILRIFVRAPLMLIFAIMMTIYINAGLSLIFLGAAAILGIVMIVVIFKVYPIFSNVMRKYDKLNSKLRENINGIRVVKSYVRESHETNEFKKSTSELKNMLLSAEKITIFVSPAMLFCMYSCIILLSWFGSKMIVIGNLTTGQLMSLFSYTSNILISILMVAMIIVRLSISKASGKRIVEVLNEDPAIKNIENPVFEVKDGSILFKNVNFSYSNNSEVLNLENINLNIKQGETVGIIGGTGSAKSALVQLIPRLYDVLSGKVKVGGTDVRKYDIKTLRDNVAIVLQKNVLFSGTIKENLLWGNKKATEEEIVNACRLAQADEFIQKFPDKYNTHIEQNGSNVSGGQKQRLCIARALLKKPKILILDDSTSAVDTKTDKLIREAFKNNIPHITKIIIAQRISSIKDADKIIVLDDGKIVNMGTHEELMISSKIYKEVLDSQKEGGSGNE from the coding sequence ATGTTGAAAAAATTATTTTCATATGTAGGAGAATATAAAAAAGCATCAATTTTATCCCCGTTATTCATTTCAGTGGAAGTTATGCTGGAGATATTAATTCCGTTCCTGATGTCATCAATAATAGATGACGGACTTAGTAAAGGAAATATGAAACATATATATTTTATAGGATTTATAACTTTTATAGTAGCTATAATATCCCTTTTTGCAGGATTTGTTGCCGGAAGATATGCCGCAAAAGCTTCAGCAGGATTTGCAAAAAATATAAGACAGGCAGTTTTTTACAAAATACAGGAATTTTCCTTTGGAAATATAGACAAATTTTCTACCGCAGGACTTATAACAAGATTTACCACAGATATTGCAAATTTACAAATTTCATATCAAATGATTCTGAGAATTTTTGTCAGAGCTCCCTTAATGCTTATTTTTGCAATAATGATGACCATTTACATAAATGCAGGATTATCTCTTATATTTCTCGGAGCAGCCGCAATTTTAGGAATCGTAATGATTGTAGTTATTTTTAAAGTGTATCCTATATTTTCCAATGTAATGAGAAAATATGACAAATTAAATTCCAAATTACGGGAAAATATTAACGGAATTAGGGTTGTAAAATCTTACGTAAGAGAAAGTCATGAAACAAATGAATTTAAAAAATCTACAAGTGAACTAAAAAATATGCTATTAAGTGCAGAAAAAATTACAATATTTGTTTCTCCTGCAATGTTATTCTGTATGTATTCATGTATTATTCTACTTTCATGGTTCGGATCAAAAATGATAGTTATAGGAAATTTAACTACAGGACAACTTATGAGCTTATTTTCATATACTTCCAATATACTCATAAGTATACTTATGGTAGCAATGATAATTGTAAGACTGAGTATTTCAAAAGCTTCCGGGAAGCGTATAGTGGAAGTATTAAATGAAGATCCTGCTATAAAAAATATTGAAAACCCTGTATTTGAAGTAAAAGACGGTTCAATTTTATTTAAGAATGTAAATTTCAGCTATAGTAACAATTCGGAAGTATTAAACCTTGAAAATATAAATTTGAATATAAAGCAAGGAGAAACTGTCGGAATAATAGGAGGAACAGGAAGTGCCAAATCCGCTCTTGTTCAGCTTATTCCAAGATTATACGATGTTCTTAGCGGTAAAGTGAAAGTAGGAGGAACAGATGTAAGAAAATACGATATAAAAACTTTAAGAGATAATGTAGCCATAGTATTACAGAAAAATGTACTATTTTCAGGTACTATAAAAGAAAATCTTTTATGGGGTAACAAAAAAGCAACGGAAGAAGAAATTGTAAATGCATGCCGTCTTGCTCAGGCAGATGAATTTATTCAAAAATTTCCCGATAAATACAATACTCATATAGAACAGAACGGTTCCAATGTTTCGGGAGGACAGAAACAACGTTTATGTATAGCCAGAGCCTTACTTAAAAAGCCTAAAATACTTATTCTGGACGATTCTACAAGTGCAGTTGATACAAAAACGGATAAATTAATAAGGGAAGCCTTCAAAAATAATATTCCCCATATTACAAAAATTATTATTGCCCAGAGGATTTCTTCAATTAAAGATGCTGATAAAATTATAGTTCTGGATGATGGAAAAATAGTCAATATGGGAACTCATGAAGAATTAATGATATCAAGCAAAATATATAAAGAAGTGTTAGATTCTCAAAAAGAAGGAGGAAGCGGAAATGAGTAG